The Euphorbia lathyris chromosome 3, ddEupLath1.1, whole genome shotgun sequence genome contains a region encoding:
- the LOC136222355 gene encoding ras-related protein RABF2b-like isoform X1 gives MTRPGNRIIQAKLVLLGDMGTGKTSLVLRFVKGQFFDHQEPTVGAAFFTQILSLTEATVKFDIWDTAGQERYHSLAPMYYRGAAAAIIAYDISCKDTFRRAKKWVQELHMQGNPNLVMALVANKCDLNSEREVQNEEGQQVAQENGMFFIETSAKTSFNINELFYEIAKRLSRTHIPKPTALNLNDEKQSRTGKLLCCSG, from the exons ATGACACGACCTGGCAACAGAATCATACAAGCCAAGCTG GTGCTTTTGGGGGATATGGGAACAGGAAAAACAAGTTTGGTGTTGAGATTTGTGAAGGGCCAGTTTTTCGATCACCAGGAACCAACAGTAGGAGCTGCATTTTTCACACAGATATTATCTCTAACTGAAGCAACTGTCAAATTTGATATATGGGATACAGCAGGACAAGAGAGATACCATAGCTTGGCTCCTATGTACTATCGCGGTGCAGCCGCCGCAATCATTGCTTATGACATCTCGTGCAAG GATACTTTCAGGAGAGCCAAAAAATGGGTTCAAGAACTGCATATGCAAG GAAATCCTAATTTGGTTATGGCGCTGGTCGCGAACAAATGTGATCTCAACTCCGAAAGAGAGGTGCAGAATGAG GAAGGACAGCAAGTTGCTCAGGAGAATGGGATGTTCTTTATAGAAACTTCGGCTAAAACTTCTTTCAACATCAATGAGCTCTTTTACGAAATAG CAAAGAGATTGTCAAGAACACATATTCCAAAACCTACAGCACTGAATCTAAACGATGAGAAGCAAAGTAGAACAGGAAAACTGCTCTGTTGTTCTGGGTGA
- the LOC136222355 gene encoding ras-related protein RHN1-like isoform X2 gives MGTGKTSLVLRFVKGQFFDHQEPTVGAAFFTQILSLTEATVKFDIWDTAGQERYHSLAPMYYRGAAAAIIAYDISCKDTFRRAKKWVQELHMQGNPNLVMALVANKCDLNSEREVQNEEGQQVAQENGMFFIETSAKTSFNINELFYEIAKRLSRTHIPKPTALNLNDEKQSRTGKLLCCSG, from the exons ATGGGAACAGGAAAAACAAGTTTGGTGTTGAGATTTGTGAAGGGCCAGTTTTTCGATCACCAGGAACCAACAGTAGGAGCTGCATTTTTCACACAGATATTATCTCTAACTGAAGCAACTGTCAAATTTGATATATGGGATACAGCAGGACAAGAGAGATACCATAGCTTGGCTCCTATGTACTATCGCGGTGCAGCCGCCGCAATCATTGCTTATGACATCTCGTGCAAG GATACTTTCAGGAGAGCCAAAAAATGGGTTCAAGAACTGCATATGCAAG GAAATCCTAATTTGGTTATGGCGCTGGTCGCGAACAAATGTGATCTCAACTCCGAAAGAGAGGTGCAGAATGAG GAAGGACAGCAAGTTGCTCAGGAGAATGGGATGTTCTTTATAGAAACTTCGGCTAAAACTTCTTTCAACATCAATGAGCTCTTTTACGAAATAG CAAAGAGATTGTCAAGAACACATATTCCAAAACCTACAGCACTGAATCTAAACGATGAGAAGCAAAGTAGAACAGGAAAACTGCTCTGTTGTTCTGGGTGA
- the LOC136223618 gene encoding uncharacterized protein: MDCLILPISILKKRSRLSYRHLPDNDLGPPVTVVVGTGREKKEFTVDPFILDEIPFRLLMDNRSSSSSSSSVIFVEYVDAILFEHMLWLVYNDSSSLFKLDLPEIIEFYTQH, translated from the coding sequence ATGGATTGCTTGATCTTGCCCATTTCCATTCTAAAAAAACGGTCCCGCCTTTCCTACCGACATCTACCGGATAATGATTTGGGTCCGCCGGTGACGGTTGTTGTAGGCACTGGCAGAGAGAAGAAAGAGTTCACGGTGGATCCATTCATCTTGGATGAGATTCCGTTTCGACTTCTGATGGATAACAGATCATCTTCATCTTCGTCTTCGTCTGTAATATTTGTGGAATATGTTGATGCGATTCTGTTCGAGCATATGCTGTGGCTTGTGTACAAtgattcttcttctctgtttAAGCTTGATCTTCCTGAGATTATCGAATTCTATACTCAACATTAA
- the LOC136224408 gene encoding uncharacterized protein gives MSLPKLQQPLPPIPSEHEENYAVLPSHNPNLRRLPWRFIISGTLILLLIYLFWPSDPSLKIVRLHLDKLHIHTFPKINIDMSLHFTLQVSNVDVYSMDFESLMVSISYRGKRLGHVKSGEGHVRALSSSYVDAELELSGVGVLSDVVYLLEDLARGRVPLETVTEVVGRFGVLFFELPLKGKIACEVIVNTNNQTIVRQNCYPPQHIGMKMEDDEIQTSAAKAI, from the exons ATGAGTCTCCCAAAGCTTCAACAACCTCTTCCTCCCATACCATCCGAACATGAAGAAAACTACGCCGTTTTACCGTCCCACAATCCCAACCTCCGACGCCTTCCTTGGCGTTTCATCATCTCCGGCACTCTTATCCTCCTCCTCATCTACCTCTTCTGGCCGTCCGATCCCAGTTTGAAGATCGTACGGCTACACTTAGACAAGCTACACATCCACACCTTTCCCAAAATCAATATTGACATGTCCTTGCATTTTACTCTACAAGTAAGTAATGTTGATGTTTACTCCATGGATTTTGAGTCTCTCATGGTCAGTATTAGCTATAGAGGGAAGAGGCTGGGGCACGTGAAGTCCGGGGAAGGTCACGTGAGAGCCTTGTCTTCATCTTACGTGGATGCTGAGCTGGAGTTGAGTGGGGTTGGAGTTCTTTCTGATGTGGTTTACTTGCTTGAGGATTTGGCTAGAGGTAGAGTGCCTTTGGAGACTGTTACTGAAGTTGTTGGAAGATTTGGAGTCTTGTTCTTTGAACTCCCTTTGAAG GGCAAAATTGCATGTGAAGTTATAGTGAATACAAACAATCAAACAATTGTTCGCCAAAATTGTTACCCTCCTCAG CATATAGGAATGAAGATGGAGGATGATGAGATACAAACAAGTGCTGCAAAAGCTATTTGA